In one window of Nocardia brasiliensis DNA:
- a CDS encoding MBL fold metallo-hydrolase, with protein sequence MSSERLYFRQLLSGRDYAVGDPIATQMRNFAYLIGDRESGEAVVVDPAYAAADLVDVAEGDGLRVTGVLATHHHPDHVGGTMLGFTLRGVRELLEKTSVPVHVNANELSWVANVTGIAPSELTGHEHGDKVSVGAFDIELLHTPGHTPGSQCFLFDGRLIAGDTLFVDGCGRTDFPGGDSDEMFRSLRYLAGLSGDPVVYPGHWYSQDPFAPLSTVRDNNYVLRPQTLEQWHMLMPG encoded by the coding sequence ATGTCTTCTGAGCGCCTGTATTTTCGCCAGCTGTTGTCGGGGAGGGACTACGCCGTCGGCGATCCGATTGCGACGCAGATGCGCAATTTCGCGTATTTGATCGGCGATCGGGAGAGCGGGGAGGCGGTGGTCGTCGATCCCGCGTACGCGGCGGCCGATCTGGTCGATGTCGCCGAAGGTGACGGGCTACGCGTGACCGGGGTGCTCGCCACCCACCATCACCCGGACCACGTGGGCGGCACGATGCTCGGGTTCACCCTGCGCGGCGTGCGGGAACTGCTCGAAAAGACAAGCGTCCCAGTGCATGTCAACGCGAACGAGCTGTCCTGGGTGGCCAATGTCACCGGCATCGCGCCCAGCGAACTCACCGGTCACGAGCACGGCGACAAGGTCAGCGTCGGCGCTTTCGACATCGAACTGCTGCACACCCCGGGACATACGCCCGGCAGCCAATGCTTCCTTTTCGACGGTCGGCTCATCGCGGGTGACACATTGTTCGTCGACGGTTGCGGCCGCACCGACTTCCCCGGCGGGGATTCCGACGAAATGTTCCGCAGCCTGCGCTATTTGGCCGGCTTATCCGGTGACCCGGTGGTCTACCCGGGCCACTGGTATTCACAGGACCCGTTCGCTCCGCTGTCCACTGTCCGGGACAACAACTACGTGCTGCGCCCGCAGACCCTCGAGCAGTGGCACATGCTCATGCCGGGCTGA